In Daphnia pulicaria isolate SC F1-1A chromosome 9, SC_F0-13Bv2, whole genome shotgun sequence, the genomic stretch TAGCTTCTTCAGCTAATTCTCCTGGATACATTTTGTCCCATCCTTGGCAAACAAACACTTTCCTAGAAATTTCCAAAATACATTTTACAGATGGGTTAATAGGTAGTTTTGAACTATAGTAATAAAATGTCACCTTTCATCATCAATTTTCTTCATAAATAAACTTGCTTTGGATCCAGATTCTGATGAAATTAAGAGCCAAGTACTCCACACTTCCTTAAGCATCTCAAATTGACTCGTTTTTGGAATTGAGACATTTATAGGCAGCAAGCCATTCAGCAGgtccttcaaaatttgttgaaatttctTGCAAGTCATTTCTGGCCACTCAAGATTGTACCAGATGTCCCAGAGGAAAGCAAAGTCTTCTTTATCTTCAGGATTGAAGTCAAATGCtgatattattttcaatataaCAATGTTGCGAGCTACTACTGTTGGACTGAAATCGTTTAAATGAATTTCCCATTTGTTGGAACTTTTATTGGTTGCCATCTGGAGAACATTTCTGAGGTCCCCACTGCCCAAAAAGAGgacctaaattcaaaaaatgtaagTAAAACCAATATGAGAATTTAAGTAACCTTTTATTCGCTAGGTGTTACCTTCATTGTTGAACTGAGGTAGGATCCACCTATTTCACAACTGAAATcttggaaaacattttgacTTCTAGTATTACCAATAGGGTAGTTCATAGGGGAAATTTCAAGCAAGGCACGTCGAGCAGTAGTCAACATTTTAGCTATGATTAATTGGTTACGTTCGTTCAATCTTTCACATTAGATGAACTATGTGTCTGCATACAAAAATTCTTATTACAGAGGTCTGATGCACACTGATGTCGCAGTTATTTACTTTAACTCTAGTTAATGATAAATTTGTTTAGCAAAAAATGAACACGATCTTTGAAACCAACCTTTAATCTTTAATCAAGAACATTGACAAGCAGACGATGGCTGGGTGTTGCCATGACAACTTGCCATGACGCATTATCGTTATTCGTTACGCCCGCCCACCTTTTTCACTTTCCTATTTATGTGAGGTAGGGTGTTCTTACTGTTCTATCCTTACGttgattcaattttaaaaaaatggagtGGATTATATCACGCTAGAATGATCTACTAAAAATTCtattacaaaaagaaagattgcCTAATAAATGATATGACAGATAAGATTATCTCTAAAAAAAGGGTGGAGTCTCTTGTCTTCCAAATAAGTTTCAGTGCCTATCCCCCATAGTTTGTGCCCAGTTCATTCTACTGCGCATAAACGGCGTAATTGAATCACTTTGCTTCACTATTCAAGCTAAACAGATATTGAAGAAAATATATTCTTAGGTAAGTGTATATGGGTCGAAATATGGGTCTGTTTTGGCAAGATTATAATGCATTTGTCTTGCCTGTAGGGAAATAAATATCAATGGACCCACCAACAATCGTAAGGTATGACAGGAATAAAGTATTGGGCGTGGGTATTTCCGCACAAGTATTCGCTGGCCAATTTAATGGAGAGCAAGTTGCTGTCAAAAGGATTCTCAAAAGAGCAGATTCCGATTTGGACCAAGAATTTCAAAACCGAGAAGAACAGACCATGAAGAATCTAAAACACGAGAACGTTCTCAAACTGATAGATGTGCAACAAGACATGGACTTTAAGTAAATAATACAATTCAAGAGCTTTGAATAAATTAAGTCTGCTTCAAATTTTATGAACTATCTGTTAATAGGTATCTGATACTGGAATTATGTATTGCAACAGTCAACGATTACATAAAAGGAAACTACAAAGGGGAGATGCCCACCGAGATTGATGCGTTGATTCAAATGGCCAGCGGATTGGCTTACATCCACTCCCAATGTTTGGTCCATCGAGACATCAAGCCGGCCAACGTGTTGATTTCTCAATCGATTGTTCTGAAAATTTCCGATTTCGGAGTCTGTCGGCCCGTGACAAGTTCCGGCAGTTTCTCGATGACTAGTGGTCCAAAAGGCACCCGCATCTATTACTCGCCTGAATTCATCGAATCCGAGGGGAAAAGCaaagaagataaagaaaaaatcagagCTAACGTGACGATCGACATCTTCTCGCTGGGCTGCCTCTATTTCAGTTACCTCACAGAAGGCTGCCATCCGTTTGCCAAAAATGGAGGATCGCCCGACGAGTTTGGAACTATCTCCAACATCCAATCAGATATAAAGGTTCTCGACAATGGAAAGTTGTCACCGAATCATTACGCATTCGCCGTAATTGATGGAATgacgaaaaaaaatcccaacgaGCGCTGGAAATTGGATGAAGTCCTAAAGATTCTAAAtaacgagaaagaaaagaattaataaattttatcattttcggGATGTCCAGTgacaagattaaaaaaaaaattaatgtttaattcaataaacagttgaaataattcacAACAAATTAAACTAAGTTTTTAGATGCAACAGATTCCTTATAAGTTACAAATTTACAAAGCATAAAGTTGCCAGGCTTTGAAGACAAATAAACCATGAAACAATAATcgtcaaataaaaagattgcAACACGCTTCGACACGATAAAGTGATAACGTCATTTGAGTTGGTCGAACGAGATAAAATTCTGTCTAATCTTAAATTTGTTACCGAGTTCAGTAATCGTCGCTTCAGCTCGACTCTATAGTTTGTTTAAAACTACTTGAACGGTTTTGCTTAAGGTTGTTCGAATGTTGTCAGCAACAACAGAGAATGAACCATCCACTCCAAAACTACTTGGTAAAGGGGCTTTCGGTATTGTTTACGAAGGAAAATGGAATGGAGTGAAAGTTGCCATCAAACGGATAGACAAGACGGAATTTCTAGCGTCTGATGGATCCATCACCAACGCTACAACTGCTGGACAACGAAGTGAGGAAGAGGTCATGAAAAAACTGGACCACCCTAACGTGCTCAAACTACTTCACGTCGAAATCGATAAGAATTTCAAGTAAGtgagttattcttttttacaagGTCTTATTTGATAAAACTCATTTTGGATTATAGATATTTCTATCTTGAATTGTGTCTGGCCACCATTGGAGATTACTGCAAGGGAAAGTACGCTGGGCCCATGCCACCGGAAGCAAATTCTTTACATCAAATGGCCAGTGGATTGGCTTACATTCATTCAATCGGGTTAGTACATCGAGACATCAAAGAGGACAATGTTCTGATATACAAATCGGCCGAAGATTGCATCTGGCTCAAGATTTCAGATTTCGGCTTGTGTAAGCTAACATCGGCTAGTGGTAGCTACTCGATGAGAAGTGGCGTCAAGGGAAATCAAAAGTTCTTTTCGCCCGAACTCCTTCAACTAGCCGACCAGCAGGCTAGGAGTTTCGATAGCGTAGTTCATCAGAGAAGTAACGTGTCGTCCGACGTCTTCGCGCTGGGCTGTCTCTTTCACAGTTACTTGACTAAAGGGAAACATCCTTTCTCCGATTCACGAGGATCATTCTTTATCCCGATCAATATTCTGGAAGGAAAATTCCACCTCGACGGTAAACGTTatcgacattttttcttttacatcagttttaaattattattcaacGGATATTTTGTTTGGGCAGATCAAATCAACACGACTTTCCGGCTCGTAATCACCGGAATGATTATTCTTAATCCTGAAACACGCTGGAGTTTGGATGCCGTCGAAGTACAATTAAAACCTCATCTAACAACAAATTGatcaatttaataaattagCACCGATTAGGAATATCGTGCACagataaaaatacaaactTTCCCTATTACGAAATGACAAAATAATttcgattcgtttttttttaatctttaacATTCCTATTAAGATTAAACTGTCAAATGTCGTTGGTTTTTCTCTCCTGTCTTGTGGGAAAGACAGTTAAAATAAAGTCGCAACTGTCTGAAACGCTGGATAGGCGGAAACAATAATGGAAGCATCCGCGTATCAAAGtacgaaagaaaatgtttacaGTTCTGTCTATAGCCCAAATTACGTTGAGTCATTTGCTATTCTTAAGTCATAAATGATTACACGGCGAGCTGTTTGAAAAGAACAGGGTTTTAAACCACGTCGTTTCCGTAGACGGACAAGTCCCAGCGGCTACAGTAGTGCCCGATCTAGAAGAAACCCCGAAGAAACCCCAAAGAAACCATCAAAATTGACATCAAGAAAAACAAGCTGCTTGGCAAAGGCAAATATGGGTCGGTTTTCGAGTGCACTTTTAAAGGAACGACTGTGGCCGTCAAGAGATTGCAACTACTCGATTGTGATGATGCTGCCAGAACAGAGAGAATGCGGGAAGGGAACGCCATGACAAAGTTAATACACCCTAACGTTCTGAGACTCATTGCAGAGCAAGAAGACGACAATTTCAGGTAAACATAGATATCGCAGactttttccatttgatatTTGTCGATAAGCTAAGAGTTTCTTCAAATAATTTAGATACCTTAATTTGGAGCTTTGTGTGGCGACGGTCGACGATTACATTCGAGGAGATTATTTAGGCCAGATGCCTGCCGAGATCCACGGCCGCTTGGGTGCCGTGTCCTTGGAGTAGGATGCCGGTGGTGAAACTGATGCAGGCTTTCGTATTGGCCACTTTAATCCACTCGACGTCGACACCGTCGAGCGCCCGAATTGGAACTAGCCGGACGTGATGCTGGTCGTAATATGACAGCAGCTTCCGACGATACggtgagttagaagagttatTGAACTCTCAGACCGCCAGGAGCGCTCTTATGGCTTAGTACGACACGCTATACTGGTCGCCAGGTGACGTTCATACAACCCTGTCAAAATAGAATCCATTAAATCACGATACTTGAAATACTGGAGGGACATTCACTTCACGTAAAATCAGGAAGTGCAATGGTTTGTCTGCTATTGTTCTCCGAGAGATTCCCGCACAAAAATGCATCACTATAAGCAGACCCACTTAATGATGAAGCAACTTATACCCGACATCATCATAAGGAAAACAGGCGAACGACAACCTGAAATGAAACAGTAGCAAAATAATTAATGCAAGAAAAAGATACGTACCTAATACATTAACCTTAAATTAAACTTCAGCAATGAACGAGAAAATTTTATGACAGCACCGAAGTACCTCAAAACTCTAGCCCCTCTAGCCTATAGGTTTTCATCACATGAAACATGTTGATCGAGCAAAAAGCATGTGCATTGTAGGAGATTTAATCGGAATTTAGTAAAGAAAATTTCGACTTACTCATTGTCCAAGAATACGGAAAGTAGCCAAGGAAACTTCACCCTCTGTATCACGTATCCcacatctataaaaatgtttcagaTTATTTCTTACACTGCCAGCCAAGTTAGTAACGATATTACACACACTTTAACTTACGTTTACCATGAAGTGCTTCATGAGCATGGGACGAGATTTATACAGCAAGATGCAAGAGATGACATATCGGCGAAACGGTCAGCCGTGACGGAATGTAATCAGCTGATTTGGCCCATTGGGAATGATTTGTTACTTATCTGAAAATTTGGTgacacaaaaatatttcatctgTTATGTTAATTTAATATATGTCCGGTTAATTAAATTGTGTTTCAAACAAATTATAATGTAGCAAAATGCATTTGACATTCAGAACAAAACGCTacagtaaatttttaaaaactttagagTGAAAACTAAACGATATGTTCACAAAtactaaaaaaacgaaaattggcTACCATAGGCTAATATTggatataaataataatattaacaaCACGGTTATGTGTGAAATATAATTTATATACCGGAATGTCCTAAATGTTTAATGTTggaatatttttgtaaattgcaaATTTAAACCATTGAATAAGGGAATGGGTAGGTGAGTTGGATAAGTCGTCGCTTGGTGGTCAATGATATCTtgagacccgagttcgattccccATGTGAGTAAAAAATACCTATACCCGTTATCGCCAGATGGCGATCCTGATGTAGGCGATCGAAGTGTCTAGCCAACAAGGAACTAGTTCCTTCGTGCTTAAGGTGAAAGATTCGCTCTTTCAATAACCGGATTGATTTAACCGTAAAATCCCATCGCTAGAGTTGGGTTGTAGGCAATGTTTCACGGAGTCATGAACCGTTTGACATTGAAAAGAAGGTTGTTCAATTTACGCTAGAAATATCTGCTTCGTTCGCTGAGCTGAATTCGGCTTTCAAGCGACTGTAACTACAGTCTCTAATATCTATAGCCAGAAGGAACCGGTGTTTCGGCATACGGTTGCTTGTTCGACTCACACTCGACTGCACTATGGACTTATTGACATGTAGCACAGAAATTATGTTTACTAGATTCGGTGTTCTGCACTTGAACTTAATAAACCTGCTTGCTCTCTGCTTGGAAGGAAGTTTTCGGATTCAGGAAATCAGGAAAAATAACATTCACTTTATAACAACAGTTATAATCATCAACAGCCAGAAGGTACCTGTGTAATGGAACATACGGCTGCTTGCTCGACTCACACGACTGCACTATAGACTTATTGACATGTtccctttttggtttttaacataatattttaagaataaatactaacaaaatgttttcgactacttaaaaaaaatttgttttttttaagcagttaaaatttttaagatAAGTCCAGGGGGAATCGAAGGGGAAAGAAGACAACAAATCCGACCTCGacgtattattattaagatttttgGCGGAAAATGAATGTATAACGAGAAAAAACCAACCGCAGTTCAAAAATGTAAGAAACCTCCATTTTCCGTGCTCCACAACTCACAATTCCGGCTGTGCCGAAATTTCCCCAGTTCATGATAAGGAATCCATCCAAATATGGCGAAGACGTCAAACAATCAAACGAAAATAAGACCACTTTCCGGCTCGTAATCACCGGAATGATTATTCATAATCCTGAAACACGCTGAGGTCTAGATGTTGTTGAAGTACAATTAAAACCTCATCTAACAACAAATTgatcaattaaataaaaaagcgtAAAATAATTACGAttcgttttttaaatcttcaaTTACGCTTCGTCAATATTAAAGGAACAATATAATACGTGGACTATTAAGAAAGAGTGAGAAAACGTTCTCTCAGAGCAGAGCGTGCATTAAATCTAAACTGTAAAATAAGAAGATAACCTTTTATCTGCTCACATTTCACCGTTGAACCAACCCACCTTATAAAACCAGATTGTTATCAAAATAGGGGAGGAGATATAAGTATATATTCCTATTAAgatgaaaatgtaaaatgaCTAAGTTAGTTCTTTCTCCTGTGTTGTGGCACTTGTGGGAACGACGGTGAAAATAAAGTCGCAACTGTCTGAACCGCTGGATAGGCGGAAACAAGAATGGAAGCATCCGCATATCAAGGtacgaaagaaaatgtttaaagtTCTGTCAAGCCTTAGCAATGACGTCAAGTCAACTGagttttgtaaattgttacgTCATTAATGATAACACGGTGAgctgtttaaaaagaaaaaagtttgtaaCCACTTCGATTCCATAGACGGACAAGTCCCAGCGGTTGCAGTAGTGCCCGATCTAGAAGAAACCATCAAAATTGATATCAAGAAAAACAAGCTGCTTGGCAAAGGCAAATACGGGTCGGTTTTCGAGTGCACTTTTAAAGGAACGACTGTGGCCGTCAAGAGATTGCAACTACTCGATTGTGATGATGCTGCCAAAACAGAGAGAATGCGGGAAGGGAACGCCATGACAAAGTTAATACATCCTAACGTTCTGAGACTCATTGCAGAGCAAGAAGACGACAATTTCAAGTAAACATAGAT encodes the following:
- the LOC124313268 gene encoding serine/threonine-protein kinase/endoribonuclease IRE1-like; its protein translation is MDPPTIVRYDRNKVLGVGISAQVFAGQFNGEQVAVKRILKRADSDLDQEFQNREEQTMKNLKHENVLKLIDVQQDMDFKYLILELCIATVNDYIKGNYKGEMPTEIDALIQMASGLAYIHSQCLVHRDIKPANVLISQSIVLKISDFGVCRPVTSSGSFSMTSGPKGTRIYYSPEFIESEGKSKEDKEKIRANVTIDIFSLGCLYFSYLTEGCHPFAKNGGSPDEFGTISNIQSDIKVLDNGKLSPNHYAFAVIDGMTKKNPNERWKLDEVLKILNNEKEKN
- the LOC124313258 gene encoding serine/threonine-protein kinase/endoribonuclease IRE1-like; this translates as MLSATTENEPSTPKLLGKGAFGIVYEGKWNGVKVAIKRIDKTEFLASDGSITNATTAGQRSEEEVMKKLDHPNVLKLLHVEIDKNFKYFYLELCLATIGDYCKGKYAGPMPPEANSLHQMASGLAYIHSIGLVHRDIKEDNVLIYKSAEDCIWLKISDFGLCKLTSASGSYSMRSGVKGNQKFFSPELLQLADQQARSFDSVVHQRSNVSSDVFALGCLFHSYLTKGKHPFSDSRGSFFIPINILEGKFHLDDQINTTFRLVITGMIILNPETRWSLDAVEVQLKPHLTTN